In the genome of Anabaena cylindrica PCC 7122, the window GGTAGTGCTAAATGGCACGCTTTCCAAGTACTTTGCACTGGTGCGCCCAATTTCTGACACATTCCACCACGACGACCCTCTGGTTGGTAATGACGGCAATATCGACAGGCAGATGTTAAATGGTGATTAGGTTTCATTTGGGTTCATCTTTAGTGCCGTTTAGGGCTGGTTATCACACTTAAATATTTTCCTTCTATGACAAAATAGGTATAAGAGCCAAAAAGGTATTATTTTATCTGGGTTCTAGCTATTTTTATTAAAAAATAAACTTTAGGATGTCTTTAGAATCTTGTTATATATGTAAATAATTACTAGAGTGGTTACATACTTGTTTTTGGCTAAAAAGCATTGGGGATCAAAGTTAAAAGTTTAGCTTTAGATTTAGTCAGGTTTTAAAACTATTCCTTCACACACTCCTAAATCACACTTTATTAGGATAATTCATCAGTTTCATAGCTCAAGGCTAGATATGATAGCAGATAATTTTCTAATATCTAAAAAAAATTCCTGAACTCCTGACTCCTGACTCCGAACTCCGAACTCCAAACTCCGAACTCCCCCCTTAACACTGTTTAGCCGCACAGGGAGAACAAACAAGCCAACGCTGGAGTTCACCGGGTGGGGTGGGACATTGACACTGGGGACAAAGGGGTAAATTGTGCGATCGCTCTTGCATAGCCATAGCCCAAAGAGCAAACGCAGTCTGAGCATCATCAACAGATTTTCTAACTTCAGGTTCAGAACCACTCTTAACACCGAGGTAACTGGGATGTTCTGGTGGTGAAACCGTTGGAGGTTGATTTCCTTTTAATGGCGTAAGCTTCCATTCAGCAGTTGAGAACCGAACATCCATCAAAGGCGCAGATAACTTTTTATTTAACTTTACAAGTATGGCATTGCGTCCAAAAGTTAAATTTTGCGCCCAAGCAGCACTAGAAGTTGCTACCCATAACACATCTCGCTGAATTGACACAGGACGAGTTTGAGCAGCAACCTTAGCACCAACAACTTCTACCCAAAACTTAAGCACGTATTGAAATGGTTGCTCTTGCCATTTGGCTTTCTGTTCCAGAATGCCTAAAATATCATTAACAGATTTGAATGACATCTTTAATATCCAAACAAAGTAAACAATGAGTCAAAATCCCATAATCGATTCTGGCACTCAACCGCCTAACCAGTCTGGCTTAAAGCCAGTACTAGCCACAGCACTGGCGAGTTTAGAAGTGCAGCTAGATCAAGAGTTAACTCGATACCGACGCACACGCAGTGGATTTCGTCCGCCAAAACAAGTTGGTGTAGAGACTTACATGAGTAATCAACCTCAACAAAATGGCACGACTGCAACACTGGAGAAAACTCAGTCAGCAGTAGAAGTCAACACTAACCCAATTCCCCAGCAAAGCCCATCCCCAGAGATAGACAAACAGGCAGAAATTGATCATTTGCATCTGTCTTCTAGCCAAGAGTCTAGCAAAACAGAAACTCCAGCAGATGCAACATCCATCAGCAGCATAGTACCGACAAAGGCTAAGGCTTCTGAACATCAAGTTCTCCTCCCAGCGGAGGATACTTCTAAACAGCCAGATGATTATTTAGAATCTAGTGAAGCACTGCTACGGAGTTTGACTGAAGAACAAGCACCAATAAAGAAATCAAGTAATTCTAGTGACAGCTTGCTGTCACCTTTGGGGATTGGTTCTATGCTACTGCTGTTATTGGCTAGTCTGACTTTAGGTTATGTGGTATTCAATCCCAAAACTTTACCGCAATTGAATTTAAGTAAATTATTTAACGTTACTTCTTCATCAAATACTGTAAATCCTGAAATAACTGAGAGTAATACCCCACCGATAGCAGTACCAGAAATTACACCAATACCCAAATATCCTAATTTGGCTACTCGTGAATTTCCAGAAGTGAAAGATCCTAATGATGTAGTGGGTTTGAAACCTAAAGTCCAACCAACTCCGACAGCAATACCTCAAGCTATTGCCGTCCAAACTCCAAAAAATCCAGTAATTCCCCAAACTTCAGTTCCCCCTGTCCCCCCTGTCACTCCAACACCTCAGCCTCAGTCAACGGCAACCTCACCAACGCTAAATGAAGAAATTCAACCATCCTCAGATGGGTTCTATTATGTGGTAGTTGATAATCAAGGCGCTGGTGCTTTAACTGCTGCGCGGCAAGTAGTTCCTGATGCCTATTTATCCCCTAACCAAAAATATATTTATCTGGGTGCGTTGAAGACTAAAGAGGAAGTAAAACTCAGGTTGCAACAATTAAAAGCAAAGGGAATTAACGCTAGTGTACAGAAGTAGACAGGGGGGCAGGGGAGCAGGGGAGCAGGGGAGAATAATTTATTAGCAATTAGCAATTACTCCCTTCCCAGTCCTCAATCCCCCCTAATGGAGCATAGCCAAGATGGAAGTGATGAAGCGTATTCTGCGGGTAATTCGTTCTAATCTCAATGATTTGGTCAACGGTGCTGAAGATCCGGAAAAAGTGATGGAGAGAGCTTTTCTGGAGATGCAGGAAAATCTGGTGCAATTGCGGCAAGGGGTTGCTTGTGCGATCGCAACTCAAAAACGTACTGAGCGTCAAGCGATCGCTGCTCAATCCCAAGTAGAAGAATGGTATCGTCGCGCCCAACTAGCTTTGCAACAAGGTAATGAATCTCTAGCGCGGGAAGCTCTCACCAAACGCCAAGCTTACCAAGAAACTAGTGCTTCTCTCTCTTTGCAAATGGATCAGCAACAAGTAGTTGTAGGGAAGTTGAAACAGGATATGCGGACACTAGAGTTAAAAATTGTGGAGGTAAAAACCAAAAAAGATATGTACATTGCTCGCGCTCGTTCTGCCCAGGCATCTTATAAACTTCAGGAAATGCTGAGTGGAGTTTCTGCTACAACCAGCTTGAGCGCTTGGGAACGGATGGAAGAAAAAGTTTTACAGATGGAAGCACAAACAGAAGTAATTGCTCAACTTAGTAGTGATGATCTGGAAACAAGATTTGCTAAGTTGAAATCTAGTAATAACATTGATGCTGAACTGACAGCGATGAAAACTCAGATGTTAGGCGAGGTAGATCAAAAAACGTAGGCAGATGGGGAGATGAGGAGATGGGAAGATGTGGAAGATCTTCTCTTCACTACTGATAGTGTAAAGTGGTGTAAGCCTTACTCCTGTAGGGACAGATTGCAATACGCCCCTACAAAACTACTTACCTGACATTAAAGTAGCTGAATTATAGTGTCATGATTCAGAATGGAGAGAGGATACCAATCCAAACTGAAAAGATTAAATTTAAACAGGTAGCTATTAAACAATACAAAAGCTAACTTTCCAACAAAGCGCGTAAACCTCAACAGGAACAACAAACT includes:
- a CDS encoding DUF721 domain-containing protein, translated to MSFKSVNDILGILEQKAKWQEQPFQYVLKFWVEVVGAKVAAQTRPVSIQRDVLWVATSSAAWAQNLTFGRNAILVKLNKKLSAPLMDVRFSTAEWKLTPLKGNQPPTVSPPEHPSYLGVKSGSEPEVRKSVDDAQTAFALWAMAMQERSHNLPLCPQCQCPTPPGELQRWLVCSPCAAKQC
- a CDS encoding PspA/IM30 family protein, giving the protein MEVMKRILRVIRSNLNDLVNGAEDPEKVMERAFLEMQENLVQLRQGVACAIATQKRTERQAIAAQSQVEEWYRRAQLALQQGNESLAREALTKRQAYQETSASLSLQMDQQQVVVGKLKQDMRTLELKIVEVKTKKDMYIARARSAQASYKLQEMLSGVSATTSLSAWERMEEKVLQMEAQTEVIAQLSSDDLETRFAKLKSSNNIDAELTAMKTQMLGEVDQKT